From Triticum aestivum cultivar Chinese Spring chromosome 7B, IWGSC CS RefSeq v2.1, whole genome shotgun sequence:
aaatgacacaataagcttagttaggtcaaaaatgtcATAAATAGCTAGGTTAGCTAAAatatgaccaagtttacctaggttagctccaatatgattcatttaacctacgttagctccaaaatgacctatttacctagcttagctctaaattgACCTAcatacttagcatttttacctaccttagcccaaaaatggcatttttacctacatTAGTTAGAAAATAAGAAGATAAGGAATAGGagaggagagaaagaaagagaagataaattcttcgtcttcttcttcttttcctcctattccttttcttctagctagtcttcttcttcttcttctaactttcatctttcccaatttgcagatttgctttagatgaggaagcttgtattgatggagtgtactattcttctgtTGCTTcattgttgtttatgaaaacttgtttggatatgtatgtctatatggatatgttgttggaaacttgtttctggatatgtatgtatatatggatatgttggataggatggactttgttgaactatgttattagatatgttggatttgatgaaatatgttgttggacatgttgttatatgttgttggatatgttgaatatgtatgtatgtatatctgtgtgtgaaatCTTGCCaaattaaatggattcaaataaaaataggggatatatagcctctttgtcgtctgctagcggacggaaAAGAACTTTGCCGACTGCTAgaagacggcaaagaggacacgtggcagctacctgtagaAACTGAGAACACTGGGCTGCCTATTTGGGCACTTTGCCGTCTGGCAAACAGGGCCAACtatgccgtcagccagcggacggcaaagattcaaagctctttgttgtccgctagcagatgacatagctggccacgtggcagcttcccagtgctggccgagctgagctctttgccgtccgtcagCAGACGGAAAAGAGCTttgcctctttgccatccgccggcAGACGGCAAACACACGCCAttaacccctaacggctctcaccccacccCACTGTCGTCCatgatctttgtcgtctgctggccttCAACGTCGGATGGCACAACCATTTCTCGTCCGCTTCTatgaagcagacgacaaagaaggccaTTGCCGGCACTCGTTCAGACTGATAGTTTGTCGTCCGATGGCAGACGTCAtaggactttgccgtccgccatccatgcctttgccgtccgccatggcagacggcaaagaagctgattccagtagtgatagtgcctatgtgtacgtgattgaaactaaatatcaaccatgagtaactaatatcttgatggaaaactcgaaactatggaaatactagcatttttttgcatggttggaaatactagcaatgttcacatGCGTTGCAACAGACCATagttagaataatacttattcacataCTTGATaaaaaacactctaattttgatatacatatatcagtagagatatattatgtttcaatcaaaatatattccttgggctgttttggtgaggtgagggagggatgtggttggttttaagatactaattatggggttttttgcaaattggtagagaagtgggatgttggtgagaaaaggcaacaacttacctcacagttgtTAGATGtatatctaatggtcagaaatgatggatggcagacacaccatcatcaccaactaagtcttttgtaggagtactagcaagatgtccgtgcattgcatggaacatcaagacgcattttttttataaaatacctgttgtgattgacccatgctgGAGTAATCCTATGTGtagaaactaatgatatctcgagaaagaggagataacgtgaagaggagtggggtgtggtggtgatttgtggtcggactgagcggaggcatggggatggacgacgccggcagcgaccaccatgtcaatttgttccagaggcttccttttgaattgctcaacaatgaggttgttggagataaggatgaacgagggaaggcctggtctgcaaatgtggagagaggtgcgggtatcttttagtttaatttctatccatcagatatagatcagacggtctatattgcaagatgacacgcgtaccatcatcaccaactcggttttttttataagagaagaaatataagtatggagatacaaacgtactATCGATACTTTTTTCCGTAAActtggatctacattctattcaacggctcagcatgtggggccttagcacaatgacttagaagttgtgatttttttttggaaattcaCAAAAGTACGAAATTCCAGAATGTTtttaatttttctaaaaaaattggtaCAATGTCAGCTCCGATTGTGTCATGCGGGACCCTCGATCCGACCAGACCCTTATAAGCGGGGTCCACTTCAACCAAAAAACATTGGGGCTCTGATAGGCATATGTTCCTAGGGAGCTTAGTAATTTTAAGAATTAGTGCAATGTTAAGATGTTGTTCAAGTAAATTTATGGGGAATAAATATGGTCCCTAGGGAACCATTTAAAATTCTAAATTACATTCTAAATGGAATAACAAATAAAGCAATTTTTATGTTAAACTCGGAACAAAAATCCACACTGACATGCGGCCGAGATAAAATCTTACTTGTGGTATTTCATCAACTTGTTTACTTACTTTGTTAGAAAAAACATGATGTTTTAAAATATTAAGATGTACGTACAGTCTTCAAATTATGACATTTGACCATTATTTCTATATGATAATATGTTGCTACCAGGTGACACATGTAGCAAGCAATTCAAACAATTCATAAAAAACATGTTGCTATCAAAAACAACTTGTATGAAATTATGAAATATTTTTCTACAACAAATTAATTAGTTTCCTTTCGTTTAGTAAATCTTTCTAACCATTTTCTCCCTTTGCATGTAGCTGTTTCTAGGAAATTCATATTCACCGCATGATGCGGCAAGTAGTCGGAGCAACGCACAGGGGCAGATCGACTAGCGTTGGGATGGGCCAGCTAGTAAACGATTGAGCGATTCCGGTTTTAGGAATCTTTTAGGTCGTTCCCAGCCGGTTTTTCCTGGCTTTGAGAGCCTTCTAGGAGGTACCTGaaccgtttttttttctttttgttcattTATTTTaatgtttcttttttgttttgatctttccttttctttctttgctcttttgttttttctttttcatgtTTCTTTTGTTTGAAAATTTCAAATATTTATTCGGAATTTTATAACGATTCTTGTTCTCAAAATTTTCTTCCAAATTTCGAAAAATGTTTGTGTTCCAAAAGTCTTTCAAGAATTTCAAAAATGTTTGTGTTCCAAAAGTCTTTCAAGAATTTCAAAAAAACTTTTCGTTtccaattttgttcacaatttcaaaaataattcttgttttaaaaatattcagtaatttcaaaaaacatgttcttgttttcaaagttggttaggttcatgttttcaaaaaatgttctggaaTTCGAAAAAATGTTCTATATTTCAAAATTCTTTCGGAATttcattcagaaaatgttcatgtttcagaaaatgtacaagaatttgaaaatatgttatcattttcaaatttgttctcaatttcagaaaaatgttcgttgtttcagaaaatgttcaggaatttcagaaattgtttctttttttcttggcTGGTTTGGAGAATCGCGAAAACACTGTATGTACCAGCCAATTTACCCCTAAAAAAACCAGCCAATTTGGAGCAGAATTCGGACATGGAGTGTCAAAAAAAATGCAATTTGGAGCTGAATTCGGATATTGAGTGACGCCAATATATAGCTTCGACACGCAATCTTGTGCTCGCGTTAATTTTCTTCCCCCAACCAGCTTGGAATCGTCCGAGTCCAATCGAGAGAGAGAAAACTGCAAGGCCAATTTAGGGCAATGCcgctgccgccgcgcgccgtcatCCTGCCATTGCCCGCCGTCACCTCGAAAGTGGCACCCCAGAGAAGCAAAGTTGCGGCGATGACAGCGGCCAAGAGAACTAGTGGCGCGCCCCGCTCGCCGGAGAAGGTTCCTCGGGTGGATGCAGCGGCCAAGAAGTCGAACAGCGCGCCCCGCTTGCCTGCGAAGTTTCTTCAGAAGTCCACCGTGGATGCGGCGCGCCGGCAACTGCGATTCGCGTGCGGGGATGCTGTGGAGGTGCGCAACAGGTTATGCACGAACGTCGTGTTCTCCGGCAACAGGTAGCTGGTGATCTACCTCGGCGCCAAGGTAGTCTCCGCATCGGCCGGCACCGAGTCCTACCTCGTCGAGTACCCCGCCATCAACAGCAAACCCAGCCGTGTCGCACGAATGCCATCATGGGACGTCCGCGAGCCCCGTCGCGCTCCACCGCAGCCACACCCGGCCGTCGACGCGGCACGGCCGGCCAGTTCCAAGagaccaccaccgccggagcagACAGAGCGCGGCGGCGATTGTTGCAAGAAGGAGAAGAGGGTCGGCAAAGGGATCCCGATGGACGCGCTGTGCCGATTCTACGAGGAGCACGACCCAGAGTTTGCGTCGAAGCTGCGCCGCGCGACGATGACGAAGGTCAATGGAGGACGCCCACCAGTTTACGATTAGTTATAGTTCTCTCGGGAAGTAGTTTTCTTTTCTGCTCTCTCTACTAGTTGTCTGTTATGAATTCATGATCGTTCGCTGGAGAGAGGAATTGATGAACATGATCATTAGCAGTAAGAACTCTGCAATTGAATAGATGTATCATGAATTCATGACCGCTGGAGAGAGGAATTGATGTATGTGCGTAGTCAATATATATTAAATTCAAGATTCTCGTTTTTCTTCAGATCAAAAGGTGAAGAGAAAGCAGcaagtttttttttattttggggTTTTATTCTTGAGATCAAAAGGCGAAGAGAAAGCAAATTTGAGACAGCACGTATGGACCATGCGATCATTATCTGGGTTTTGTTTTGTGAGAATCACTAAACCCCTAGAATGCTCCCGTTATTATGTCAAGAGAAAGAATATAATGAGCAAATGTTCAGTAGGATTTTCAGTAAGTTTTGGAGAACTTCAGCCATTAGAAATAATTAGTACAAGGGCTATTTGACCTCATATAGAATTTTTCTTGTTCCTGCATCTTGTAAGACTTGCCATCCAAAGAGGCCCTTAACCAGAGGTCGCTGTGTGACATTTTATCATGTCAGGCTAATAAAGGTGGCAGCCTAGCTGAAATtttgtcatgccagtttgtaaacTCTTTGATCATAGAATGGAGCTCACTCTTTCCTTGGAATGCATATCTATTTTTCTAGTTCTATAAGAATCCCAACATAGATCACGccttgtttgtttttcttttgagATGCAGATCAATATGATGCATAGTTTAATGGCTTTTGTCATTTGTATGTTTGAACTTAAAAAGGTCTAAAATGCTATGGGCTTGCGCGTTCATGCAATTCGTCACATAAACGTAAAATAGACAGATGCATATAATGTGATCTTTGGTCTTGGAATGGGCGTGGCAGAAACTTCTGTTATCTAAGCTCTGTCCCAATACCCATTGATCTCAATAAAAACAACTGTACCTTATACAGGAGATTATGATGTGCAACACGCATAAACTTAAAGTTATAGGCATTCACAGCACACGAACATAGTGAGGTAAAAGCAATGTGGCAGTTTCAATAACTTTCTGCAACAACATTCCTCTGTTGATGTTGATGTCCCAAAAACTCTCAGTTCCAGCCAAGCTGGAGCAAAGTACGGCACAAGGGGAGCGAGCTTAGCTAAGGTAGAACATTAACAGCAAGATAATACAGCAAACTAGCACATTTCAAGTCTGAAATTTGAACATCACTGATAGagcatttttctttctttctggagAGCATCACTGGTTTACTTTTCTCTTTTTGGAGGAGCATCACTGGTTTACTTTTCTCTTTTTGGAGAGCATCACTGGTACTTGTAGAGCTAGTATAACTGGTATATGAGTTAAATGATTGGCTTCTCCATGAGGGACCGGCATGTAGTTGTGCACGGGATCCTCGTGAACCGGAGGTGGCACTGAAAATAAGAGCATGCCATCAGATAAATAACAAATCATGTGTCAAATTATCAGATGGTTGCACCAACACAAAGAGTGAATAGAACGCCATTAATCACTTGAGCCAGAAGAGAAGACAAGCAAGCTAATCACATCAAGACGTCGTCCGTTGTGCAAGGGTCATTGTATGCAAGTATACTAATAGATGGAAACAGACAGTGATTCTAAATTTCTAACCGCTGCTACAAGATCCCTAAATCGCTAGCTAGTTGCAAGAACTTAATCTAGGAGTGGTGCTATAATCAACAAGGGTACTAGAAGTCACCCACCTGCCTGTCTCATGTTATGCAACTATATATAGGCAGCATGCATTCACAGAACTCTCATTTAGTTTCATATTCATGTAAAGGGGATATAATCCATCAGCCACTAGTGCATGCAATGGTCTACGTTATGTTATCAGGTGTGCCATCCAATTTACAGAAAttaataaacaataaagtaaaatcCAATTTACGACATCTCAACCTGTTATGATCATTTAAAATATGAGTGGCACGTGTGGAACTTTGCTTACATGCATGCCCTACTATCCTGTACACCCCAGCTCACCACCTGTCCTACTACTTAAATAGTTCCATTAAGTACCACAATATACAAGTACACAAACTTGTAATGCATTTTCAGTTGACAAAGCAATCCGAAAACCATTTTATCACTGACATAAATTTGAAGCAATAGTGGCCATTGTTCAACCAGAAGAGAGATGCTTGTCCAACCAGCAATCCATTTAGCACGCCAGTTAAAGTAACCATGTTAAAAGTTGTGCATAAATATACCTTCAGTTGGTTCAATAAGCTCTGACTGACGAGGGCAATTTGGAGGTTTAGGTACCCTGAACGAAAACTGAGATAACTGTAAGCGGGCAGCATAGTCTGGGTTGTCTTCAAGATACCTATCAAAGTATAACATATGACGAATAAGATAAACATCTAGGCAGATTGAACCACATGGAAAAGTTCACAACTTCACATAGTATACACATGTATTCTGTGTTTCCAACGTTCAATTGTAAGAACAGGCAAGATTTCTGAAAATAAGCCCCAACAAAGCTAAGCCTAAATGCTGGTTGAGTTCTTCATATGATCATTGAGCCATTGAGGTAGTGAAAGTACAATAATAACACTTTGTAACAACTTCACAATAAAGTGGATACCATTCAGATGCGGTTATCAACATGCTAGATGAAGGGAAAACTGCATCTGGGCACTAATATGCTTAAGAAAGTAACGATATTGAAGAGAAGTTGACCAGAAGAAAGTTAGCTTACCTTTCAACATCTTTCATGGATCTTACTTTTCTGCCTGCGGGAGAGATATAGTACCTGAAAGGATGTATATAAGTGTTACGAAACAGTCATACAATATGTACACGGAATGGCAAGCACATCCTTTTATATAGGTGTGTAAGGTGTTTAGCAGACCACAGGAATGAATGTTTAACCATTGATCAAATATGAACAGCATTAAGTTCCTAAACCATAAATGAGCATTCTGAGCTCTCAAGAGTTACGACCCAGGGACGTTAGAAAACAACTGCAACATCATTTGCTCAGAAATAAATACAAAAAGCTGGGAAACAAATTAACTACAATGTTGTGCAAAACAAGTAATACTCACACATCAGCGAATCTCGTGCTCTGTTCATTCCTTAGAGTAATATTCCTTTCCCACCCAAGAGGGGTCTGAGGGATGCATGGGATAtcaattgcccatgccatgccatTATCCTCAGATATATCAGTTGGATCATGGCATGTAACTTGTGGCTTCCACCCATGGACATATTTGCAAGAAAAAGGAACTTGTATAATATTCTCTCGAATTTGCTCATATTTCAGTTTGGATGGTACAACTCTCCATTTCTGGCAAGTACTACATTGCACAGAATATGTACTAATAATGAATTTCCTTTTTTTAGACAGCACAGGTAAGGTGTTTTCTCCCTGGGCATTCTTGTAAGGAACAACTTGATATGATGCACTTCCAGAGGAGTTTTCAGTGTCACTGTCATCCCATTGGTCCACAACCTTGTCAGCTAACATATCTTGGCTCTTGATATGAGATAATGAACTCTCATCAGGGTTGGGCACAGGATTAGCCGGGCTGGACCCCATAGTTTTTAGTTCCCTGTTGGAGGTAATTGCAAAAGTTTCAGACTGGGAAAGGAAAAATGCTTGATAGAGAAACAAAAGAAACGTGAATGTAAGATTAAAACAGAAGGGATACACCACCATGAACATGAAAAGAGGGTGAAGACAAAGGCTACTTATAGTAAATCTTTGATTTCTCAGGCTAGATATCAAGATATCGCTGGCATTGAAGCAGTATGGTTCTCCCATAAATCAGGTTCATTATGGTAATGCCATAAAACTCTAACATTTTGAACAGCTTAATTAGGTAACTAGAGCTTACGTAATGTTATGAGATCCCTAGGCTAGATTCAAAGATTCCGTTAGGAACAGAAAGGCAGAACTTAACGCCTCATCACTAGTTGGGGCATCAACAATCCAGTTCACAAAAGTAAGGACATAACTCGCAAATATATATTTAACAGCTTGAGCTAACGTAACGCTCCAGAACCCTAGGCTAGACACTGACCGAGATGCCATCAGCATTAGAAACATGACCTAGTGTAGCAATAGTAAATCGAATGTACCGATTTCAATTGCAGATATCCCTACTCCTCAAACAGCCCTAGCATGGTAATCAAACTAAATCACAGTTATTATACAAAAACGGAATCATGATTCTTCTCACCATCCCCGTTAGGCACGAAACATATTACCTCATACTTCTCCAAAATGAAAACTAAGTTGGGACGGGATAAATAAAATCTACTATTCCACATGTAAAATTGCTGAATCTACTACGTGTAAAATCTCTGAAAGCGAACGCCTTAGCGATATGTTCTCCCAAAGCCCTAGCATGGTAATCTATGTAAACCTAAATTATTTTGAAGGAACAATCTAATCATGCATTCATGAGCAAAAGGGGGTGGAAGGCGAGGTATACATACACGAAGCGCCACCAATGGCGGCTTTTTGGTGGCCAGATTGGCTCCTCGGGGTCCTCGGCCTTCTCCGCGGGCGGTTTAGACGCACGGAGGAGCTCCGCCTCGCGGAGTCGGCGGGCTTCGCAGGAGGCAGCCAGCCTCCGGAAGCACGCGGCCCTGAGAGGATCGCGGCGCCCGGAGATGCTAGGCGGCGGTCGGGGCGGGGAAGGGGAGCCGGGCGCCCCACTCTCCGCCTCATCGTCCGCCTGTGTGGCGGCGGCGCCGCCCTCCGCGTCGGGGCTCGCGACGACGGACTCAGTGGTAAGGGAATTGAAGGAGGGGTCGGCTCCAAGGCCCTCTTCCTCTTGTCCCTGCGTTTTGGGGCTGGTTGTCACAGGATCGGTGGGGTCAGAAACGAAGGGATCCATTCCTACGGACGGTGAACACGGATGATTTTGGTATATTTGGAAATCAATTAAAGGGTACATCCATGATTAGTAATATATTAAAAATTGCTCGACAAATATGTCATAGCAAAATATTAAAAACATACTTAAAAATAATGGAGACACATGGCCATGTGGCGAATTGAGTGACGTACGCAAGCAAATCCAGTAAGATAGATGATATCTAATATTAAGAAAGCTTTGCGGTTAATAGAAACATGCACGCGTGGTGAGACGATGGGATTTTGTAGAAAAGAATAGATAGGTTGGGTGTGTTGGAAACCTTCGGAGCACGATAAGCAAGCTAGGTTAAATAGCGCGAAACCAAAGCGCAAAATTGGACACATTGGATTCATCTCCGGCGTGTGTTCTACTCGTTCTCAACCACGATTTTGTCTCCTCCATGGTTTGGTTACTCGAGTTGATAAAGGGGGTGTCCTCACATGCGTGCCCAGCTTTGCTAGCAATTAGGTTAAAGAAACGTAGACCTAGATCTAGAGCCTGTGTGTATTTTGGGGTGAAGGTAATTGGTGGATCGGACAAAGAAAAGGAGGAATTTGAGGAAGAGGATTTCGATGATGCGGGTGTTTGAAGAAGACCCCGACATGGTCGGGGAAGGGATCAAGTGAATGGCGATTGCGAAGGTTCACACAACCAACGATTTCACTACCCAGGCTTTAATTACGAATATGAATATTGCATGGAACCCAACAAGGGAGATCAAGACCACATCAGTAAACGAAAATCTCTTTACGATCCAGTGTTCCTGCATGGGTGATTGGATGAAGTTAACTGACAAGGGCCctttgtcatggttttgtcacgtcagatgtcctcgtgaaaggactaagTCTcgaggccatcgcaactaggtgttTGCTTGAACGGGGTTGATCGGGAATGAAAGACAcgggtttacccaggtttggctcctcacggtggaggtaaaaagtctgctcctgcttgattgatattgacgatGATCTCGATTACAAGGATGCGGATTCGCTAACCTAGCTTTCGAGAGATTGCAACTTAGTCTTTTGGTCCTAGGGGCTCCCCTTTATAAAATAGGTTGAGTCCCTAGACTTACAGAAGATTTCAGGTTGTACTCCCAACTCGCATCCTACTCTAACTCTTATTTATCCTGTCCTCTAAGTTAGGAAAATTTCCCCTCCCTAGCCTTCTTCGTGAGCCGGCCCATAGGGTTCGTGAGAGCCGGCCTCCCGCCGAGTCTCGCTCTGGGCTTCTAGCCTTCCTGGATCGTCTTCGATATGACCCGGTAGTTGATGTGACTCACAGAGCCCCAAAGCTCAGGGTCGGCTCACACTCATGCCAAGTCTCAATCATGGGGaacatccccaacattagccccccgttttgcttggatttatccatgttaaacttcaTATTATAAGTAAAACAAAGAAAAACGTGAAAGGTTGTGCTTTGGTCTGGATTTTCTTAAGCCGGAACCTGCTCCATTCTTCCTTCCTCGTTATTATCTCCCATTTAATCTTCCCGGCCGAGTCAAAACTGTTGCCCGCCCTCATGGTTCTTCTCCACACTTGTTATTTTTTGCGACTTCTTATCATGACATCGCCTTTATCCGTTCCGGCATATGCGCATGACATCATAACGGATCTTTGAGTGGATATGTCAAAATCTTGTTAACGCGAGAATGGAGGCATCCCTGTAGCCAAAATTTACTACGCCACCTGCGGTCTCGCCCTACCTCTTTGGGTTccactcccttataaataggccaaCGAGTCTTCAGATTTACTTTTTACCTTGTTTGCTCtgcgcccttcttcttcctctcgcccctgaCGTTGTTGTGCCGCCTCATGCTCGGCGACCCCAAGAACAACAACCTCAATCGCAGCACTGTCGCCGGGGCTCGTCAAAAACACCGCAGCCGTGCTCGCGACCCTCAACACCTTCAAGATCCTCTTCACAGATCTGTAAGCACATCATTCATCCATGTCGTTCTTCTTCGCCGTAGTTCTTTCTAGTTCATCGATGTTCTTCACAAGATATGGTTGTAGATCTAGTTTACCCATAAACTGCTATCTATATGGCGTTTAAAGTATCTCCGCCACATAGCTAGTCATATTGTAGATCCCCTCTGTTGCCTAATAAGCTCCATTACTGCTTCATCACCAAACCTAGGTTTTTGCCTTTCATTTTTGTAGCCATTTTTCAGATCAATATTGATACTCAATCTGTACAGTAGTTGTTTGTAGCTGCCATGACCTGGACATTGCCTTGATAACCTTTGTCAGCTTATGCTTTAGGTATGGTTTTGAAGGCTCTCAGATTCCTAGCCAGCTCGTACTTGTGTCGTTTCTTACCAGTTCTGGGTTTTATTATGATCTTTTAACCGGCTTAAACTGTTAAGTTATCAAACATCCCAGTCATATAATCTTTTACTCCTCCAATTCGGCTTATATTTTCCTTCCTTTTCACCTTTGTAGTCCATCTTTGTTGCAAACCGAACCCACGGCCCCAAAGTGAGAAAAGCCTATAACTGGAGTAAATCATGCATATCAGAGCTCATGCTCGACGACTTGGTAAATATCGGGTTACTTCCGGCCAAGGACCAGATCAAATGGTGAGCCGCTGAAGAAGAGACCCGGCCAGCTATCTTCGCAGATCAATTGGACAGAGGCTTTCACCCTCTGGGTTCCAATTTTTTTTGCGACGTTCTTCACTACTTTGGTATCAGGCCACAAGACCTTGCTCCCAACTCGGTCCTCATTTTAAGtaacttccaagtcttcttcaaagtgTGTCTCTAGATTGTGCCAACTGCCAACCTGTTTCAAGAATTGTTTCATTGCAACCGTCAAACTGAATGCAAAAATGGGTCGAGTTTGGGATGTGGAGGGGTCATAATTCAACGAAGGAGGAACTCAGCTTTCCCTGAAATGGCGCTGGCGATTCATCCTAAAGGATGGCACAAAACCTGGTTTCACTACAAAGACACATCCCCCGGCTAAACAACACCGATTGTCGGGTTACAAATTAGAGTGCCTTGACTCTGAATAGTTATTTATTGCTTATGCATCTACTGAAGAGAGGGTAACACTGAAGACCCTTTACTCTAAGATTAATGCTTTGATAGCTCATGGTATTTCTAGGGTCGACTTGACCCGGTGTTCGATGAGCTGCAGGATCCGACCTCTTAGTTTGAGAAGCCGACTCATGCACCAATACACGGGCAAGTTGACTAATAATTTGCGCTTCAAGAATCATGACTTGTCCGCTAGTGACTTGATAAAGGCcattgattacccacaagtataggggatcaatcgtagtacttttgataagtaagactgtcgaacccaacgaggagcggaaggaaatgacaagcggttttcagcaaggtattttctgcaagcactgaaattgtcgataacagatagtttgatatcaagataatttgtaacgagcaataagttCTAACGGTAACAAAGTGccgcaaggtagcccaatcctttttgtagcaaaggacatgacgaaacaatctcttataataagtaaagtgttcttgaggacacacgggaatttcatctagtcacattCATCATATTTGTTTGATttgcgtttgctactttgataatttgatatgtgggtggaccggtgcttgggtgatgttcttacttgaacaagcctcctacttatgattaccccttctcgcaagcatctgcaactacgaaagaataattaagataaatctaaccataacctgaaatatatggatccaaatcagccccttacagaataacgcataaactagggtttaagcttctgtcactctagcaacccatc
This genomic window contains:
- the LOC123160814 gene encoding uncharacterized protein isoform X3 — encoded protein: MRRRVGRPAPLPRPDRRLASPGAAILSGPRASGGWLPPAKPADSARRSSSVRLNRPRRRPRTPRSQSGHQKAAIGGASCMELKTMGSSPANPVPNPDESSLSHIKSQDMLADKVVDQWDDSDTENSSGSASYQVVPYKNAQGENTLPVLSKKRKFIISTYSVQCSTCQKWRVVPSKLKYEQIRENIIQVPFSCKYVHGWKPQVTCHDPTDISEDNGMAWAIDIPCIPQTPLGWERNITLRNEQSTRFADVYYISPAGRKVRSMKDVERYLEDNPDYAARLQLSQFSFRVPKPPNCPRQSELIEPTEVPPPVHEDPVHNYMPVPHGEANHLTHIPVILALQVPVMLSKKRKVNQ
- the LOC123160814 gene encoding uncharacterized protein isoform X1, with amino-acid sequence MDPFVSDPTDPVTTSPKTQGQEEEGLGADPSFNSLTTESVVASPDAEGGAAATQADDEAESGAPGSPSPPRPPPSISGRRDPLRAACFRRLAASCEARRLREAELLRASKPPAEKAEDPEEPIWPPKSRHWWRFVELKTMGSSPANPVPNPDESSLSHIKSQDMLADKVVDQWDDSDTENSSGSASYQVVPYKNAQGENTLPVLSKKRKFIISTYSVQCSTCQKWRVVPSKLKYEQIRENIIQVPFSCKYVHGWKPQVTCHDPTDISEDNGMAWAIDIPCIPQTPLGWERNITLRNEQSTRFADVYYISPAGRKVRSMKDVERYLEDNPDYAARLQLSQFSFRVPKPPNCPRQSELIEPTEVPPPVHEDPVHNYMPVPHGEANHLTHIPVILALQVPVMLSKKRKVNQ
- the LOC123160814 gene encoding uncharacterized protein isoform X2; its protein translation is MDPFVSDPTDPVTTSPKTQGQEEEGLGADPSFNSLTTESVVASPDAEGGAAATQADDEAESGAPGSPSPPRPPPSISGRRDPLRAACFRRLAASCEARRLREAELLRASKPPAEKAEDPEEPIWPPKSRHWWRFVELKTMGSSPANPVPNPDESSLSHIKSQDMLADKVVDQWDDSDTENSSGSASYQVVPYKNAQGENTLPVLSKKRKFIISTYSVQCSTCQKWRVVPSKLKYEQIRENIIQVPFSCKYVHGWKPQVTCHDPTDISEDNGMAWAIDIPCIPQTPLGWERNITLRNEQSTRFADVYYISPAGRKVRSMKDVERVPKPPNCPRQSELIEPTEVPPPVHEDPVHNYMPVPHGEANHLTHIPVILALQVPVMLSKKRKVNQ